From Bdellovibrio sp. KM01:
AAGCTGCATTTCGTGTGCTTTTTGATCGTCAATGACCGCTGCAATTCCGACAACGCTGATCGGAACACCTTTATCATCGCGCTTAAAAACAGAGATACGATCATCAATCCAATGATACTGCCCCCATACATCTTTAAAGCGATACTCAAAGTGCATGACTTGGCCATCGACCATTTTGTTTAAAACATAATCACGGGTTTTCTCCAGTGTTCCCAAATCGTCAGGATGCATCACTGTGGGCCAATAATTTTGGCCCATGGCTCGAAGCTGTTCTTGAGTCCAACCAAAGCGACTGGCGACATTTTCGTTAAACCACGCCATGGTTCCTGCTTGTAAATCAAACAGATAGACCGCACTCGGCAGGAATTCGAAAACCTGCTCCACAAGATTTTTTTGATTCTTCAAAATTTCTTCAGCCATATGGCTTAAAATGATAGCTTGAACCACCTCATAACGCAAAATGGCTAAATCATAATCAAACCTTAACAATACACAAAAAATACCCCGTGCTAGATTCCGTTCGAATGGGAAAGTGTATGAAATACCTTCAGTTACTGTCAGCTTTGCTTATATTTGCAGCATCTTTGATTTTTAGTTCGCGCGCGCACGCTCAAGTGCCAGTGATTCGTATTGATGGATCCAGCACTGTGTTCCCAATTACTGAAGCCATGGCCGAGGAGTATCAAACTTCCAAGCGCGGTAAAGTCCGTGTGACAGTGGGAATCTCCGGTACCGGGGGTGGTTTTAAAAAATTCTGCCGTGGTGAAACGGATATTCAAAATGCCTCTCGTCCGATTCAAACCGCTGAAATTGAAAAGTGTCGTGCAAAAGGTGTGACGTTTATCGAGCTTCCGATTGCGTATGATGCGACAGCCATTATCGTCAGTCCTAAAAACACATGGCTTAAATCCATCACAGTCGAAGAGCTTAAAAAAATGTGGCAACCAACAGCACAGGGCAAAGTGATGCTGTGGTCTGATGTGAATCCAGCTTGGCCGAAAGAAAAAATGAAACTTTACGGTGCGGGTTCAGATTCAGGGACATTCGATTACTTCACGGAAGCGATCGTGGGTAAAGCCAAAGCTTCCCGCGGTGATTACACGGCGAGCGAAGACGATAATACGTTGGTCACGGGAGTTGCAAACGACCCCAATGCGTTGGGATATATTCCTTTAGCCTATGCCGAAGAGAATGTTTCAAAACTTCGCATGGTGCCAGTTGTGGGGGGCGAGAAGTCGCCGAAGAAAATGGAAGCCGTCATCCCGGCTCGCAAAACTGTTGAAACCGGGGAGTACTTTCCGCTTTCAAGACCGGTTTTCATTTACGTTAATGCAAAATCTTTAGCTAAGCCGGAAATTTTGGAATTCGCTAATTTCTTTCTGCAACAATGTCCAACCATCGTGCCTGAAGTTAAGTATGTTCCACTTCCAGGTGCTGCTTATGCGATCGGGCAAGACCATATCAAAATCAAAAAAGTGGGAACCGTATTTGGTGGTCACACTGAGATCGGGATTAAGATCGAAGACCTGATGAAGCGTGAAAGCGCACAGTAAGAAGTCACACCGTGAGTAAAAAACAACTTAAGAAACTTTCTGAATTTACCTCTGCGGACCATCCTGTCCGCCGCATGCGCCGCTTGAAGGAACGCCTGATTGAGGGCGTTTTGTTCCTGGCGGCGGCAAGCTCTGTTTTTGTGACCTTGGGGATTGTCGGCATCCTGATTACAGAAAGTATTCCGTTTTTCCAGCACGTGAGCATTTGGGATTTCCTGACAGACCGTGAGTGGACTCCGTTATTTGAGAATGCCCATTATGGTATTTTGCCCCTTCTTTGCGGCACGTTCTTAACGACAATCATCGCCTTGATCATCGCAATTCCCTTGGGAACAGTGGCAGCAGCATTCTTAAGTGAATATGTACGTCCGAATGTGCGTGAAGTTTTAAAGCCGGTTTTAGAGCTATTAGCCGCGGTGCCAACGGTCGTTTATGGTTACTTCGCACTTTTGTTTGTTACTCCACTTTTACAAAAAGTTTTCCCTTCCATGGGGGGCTTTAACGTATTAAGTGCGGGTCTGGTGATGGGCGTGATGATTATTCCATACATCAGCAGCTTAAGTGAAGATGCCATGCGTGCAGTACCTGGGCATTTGCGTGAAGCTTCGTTTGCAGTGGGTGCTTCCCGTATGCAGACGGCATTTCGTGTGGTTATTCCTGCGGCTTTCTCGGGGATCACTTCCGCTTACATCCTGGGGATTTCCCGCGCGCTGGGCGAGACGATGGTCGTTGCGATCGCAGCCGGCATGCAGCCAAATCTAACTTTAAATCCTCTTGAGCCCTCAGCTACCATCACAGCCTTTATCGTGCAAGTCAGTCTGGGAGATCTTCCGCACGGATCGATTGGATATCAGTCGATCTATGTCGCGGGATTAAGTCTTCTGTGCTTAACTTTGTGCTTTAACGTGATTGGCTTGTGGCTTCGTAAAAAGTTTCAGGAGAAGGAATAGATGGAATCCAGACAAGACCTTCTTGCCAATATTAAACGTCGTCAGCTGTGGGATTTTTTCTTTGCGCTGGCGGGACTATTGGCTTTGTTGTTTGCCTTGGTGACGTTGCTTGCGTTGATTGTCGATCTGGCGATGACAGGTGTTCCGCGTATCAACTTTGATTTCTTCACAAACTTCCCATCACGTTTCCCGGAAAAAGCAGGGATTTTGTCTGCGTGGGTAGGCTCTTTTTGTATCATGCTGACCACGGCATTCTGTGCGATTCCCTTGGGAGTGGCGGCCGCCGTTTACCTTGAAGAGTACGCCAAAAAGAACTGGGTTTCCTCTCTTATTGAACTCAATATCGTGAACCTGGCGGGGATCCCATCTATCACTTACGGTTTGATGGCGCTGGGACTTTTTGTCTACAAATTAAAATTAGGTCAAAGCATTCTGACGGCAGGTCTAACTTTAGGATTATTGGTGTTGCCAATTATCATCGTAACCACTCGGGAAGCAATCAGATCCATTCCTAATATCATCCGTGAAGCAAGTTACGCGATGGGTGCCAGTAAATGGCAAACTATCCGCTATCACATTTTGCCGTACTCTTCGGGTGGTATTTTAACTGGTGTGATTATTTCCCTTTCGCGTGCGATCGGTGAAACAGCTCCCTTGATCACCATCGGTGCCTTGACGTTTATCGCATTTTTGCCAACGTCACCGGTGGATACGCACTTACCTTATTTAAATTTTAAATGGCTGATGGATCCGTTCACAGTCATGCCGATTCAAATGTTTAACTGGTTGTCTCGTCCTCAAGCCGCGTTCCACACGAACGCCGCAGCCACAGGGGTGGTGCTCCTGTTGATGACGTTGATTATGAATGGTGGGGCTATCTGGCTTCGTTCACGCTTCCGTAAAAAGATGAAGTGGTAAAAGGTACGGACACACTTTCTCCATTTGTTTTTACAAAGGAAAATGTCCGAAGAAGTTTAGTTTTAGAGTTTAGGAAGTTTTATGAGTAACGAATTAGTACTAAGAGCCGAAGTGAAAGATCTAGTTTTCTCTTATGGAGAGAAAAAGGTTTTAAACGGTATTACTTTGCCCATTTACGAAAACCGCGTGACGGCACTGATTGGACCTTCCGGTTGCGGTAAGACGACGCTTCTTCGCTGTTTTAACCGCATGCATGACTTGTACGCCAATGCTCACTATCAAGGTGAAATCACGCTACACCCTGATGGCATCAACATCCTGGGTAAAGACATTGATCCGATGGAAGTGCGCATGCGTATCGGGATGGTTTTTCAAAAACCAAATCCGTTTCCAAAAAGCATTTACGAAAACGTGGCTTACGGTCTAAAAGTTCGCGGTGTGAAAAAGAAAGCCTTCATCGAAGAGCGCGTTGAAAAGTCCCTTCAACAAGCCGGTCTTTGGACGGAAGTTAAAGATCGCTTGAGTTCTTCAGCAACGGCATTATCCGGCGGTCAGCAGCAACGTCTGTGCATCGCTCGCGCATTAGCAACAGAGCCAGAAATCTTGCTACTAGATGAACCAACTTCAGCCCTGGATCCGATTTCCACTCGTCACATCGAAGAACTTATTCAAGAGCTTCGTAAAGACGTGACGATCGCCATCGTCACTCACAGTCTGCATCAGGCAGCCCGTGTTTCAGATTATACGGCGTTTATGTACCTGGGTGATTTGATTGAATTCGGTGGAAGTGATCAGGTCTTTACAAATCCTAAAGATCAAAAGACAGAAAATTACATCACTGGCCGTTTTGGCTAATGAAAAAGGAAGCTTTAAGCTTCCTTTTTTTATGAATAAAAAAGGAACTCCATGGCGCACCAAATACCAGCCATCGATGCTTCTTGTGAAAAAAAATAGGATCGACTTTTATCTGTCCGTTGGCGCAATGCGGAACCGCAGCGGAAATAACATTACAAAGTGATTATCGGAGGCTGATGCTCACGAATGAGCTTACCCTCAGTCCCCGGATCGGCACCCTCAGATTGCTCCTTCTTCAATGTTTCTTTATTCCACTCTCAATCTGATATTTGAACTTATTATGAGCCGAGCAAAACGCCTGCAAGTTGTTAAGTTCATGATTTCCTCCTGCCCATCGGGGAACCCGATGATCAGCTTCCAGGCCATAAGTGCTTT
This genomic window contains:
- the pstC gene encoding phosphate ABC transporter permease subunit PstC, yielding MRRLKERLIEGVLFLAAASSVFVTLGIVGILITESIPFFQHVSIWDFLTDREWTPLFENAHYGILPLLCGTFLTTIIALIIAIPLGTVAAAFLSEYVRPNVREVLKPVLELLAAVPTVVYGYFALLFVTPLLQKVFPSMGGFNVLSAGLVMGVMIIPYISSLSEDAMRAVPGHLREASFAVGASRMQTAFRVVIPAAFSGITSAYILGISRALGETMVVAIAAGMQPNLTLNPLEPSATITAFIVQVSLGDLPHGSIGYQSIYVAGLSLLCLTLCFNVIGLWLRKKFQEKE
- the pstB gene encoding phosphate ABC transporter ATP-binding protein PstB, with the translated sequence MSNELVLRAEVKDLVFSYGEKKVLNGITLPIYENRVTALIGPSGCGKTTLLRCFNRMHDLYANAHYQGEITLHPDGINILGKDIDPMEVRMRIGMVFQKPNPFPKSIYENVAYGLKVRGVKKKAFIEERVEKSLQQAGLWTEVKDRLSSSATALSGGQQQRLCIARALATEPEILLLDEPTSALDPISTRHIEELIQELRKDVTIAIVTHSLHQAARVSDYTAFMYLGDLIEFGGSDQVFTNPKDQKTENYITGRFG
- a CDS encoding PstS family phosphate ABC transporter substrate-binding protein, with protein sequence MKYLQLLSALLIFAASLIFSSRAHAQVPVIRIDGSSTVFPITEAMAEEYQTSKRGKVRVTVGISGTGGGFKKFCRGETDIQNASRPIQTAEIEKCRAKGVTFIELPIAYDATAIIVSPKNTWLKSITVEELKKMWQPTAQGKVMLWSDVNPAWPKEKMKLYGAGSDSGTFDYFTEAIVGKAKASRGDYTASEDDNTLVTGVANDPNALGYIPLAYAEENVSKLRMVPVVGGEKSPKKMEAVIPARKTVETGEYFPLSRPVFIYVNAKSLAKPEILEFANFFLQQCPTIVPEVKYVPLPGAAYAIGQDHIKIKKVGTVFGGHTEIGIKIEDLMKRESAQ
- the pstA gene encoding phosphate ABC transporter permease PstA, with amino-acid sequence MESRQDLLANIKRRQLWDFFFALAGLLALLFALVTLLALIVDLAMTGVPRINFDFFTNFPSRFPEKAGILSAWVGSFCIMLTTAFCAIPLGVAAAVYLEEYAKKNWVSSLIELNIVNLAGIPSITYGLMALGLFVYKLKLGQSILTAGLTLGLLVLPIIIVTTREAIRSIPNIIREASYAMGASKWQTIRYHILPYSSGGILTGVIISLSRAIGETAPLITIGALTFIAFLPTSPVDTHLPYLNFKWLMDPFTVMPIQMFNWLSRPQAAFHTNAAATGVVLLLMTLIMNGGAIWLRSRFRKKMKW